The following are encoded together in the Lachnospiraceae bacterium genome:
- a CDS encoding alpha/beta-type small acid-soluble spore protein, with protein sequence MLFIILEEMIMSSKSKKAVPEASQAMEQFKYEVANEIGVPLKQGYNGDLTSAQNGYVGGYMVKKMIEKAEADMAGKSGSKF encoded by the coding sequence ATACTATTTATTATTTTGGAGGAAATGATTATGTCTAGCAAATCTAAAAAAGCAGTTCCTGAAGCCAGCCAGGCTATGGAGCAGTTCAAGTATGAAGTAGCCAACGAGATTGGCGTTCCGTTGAAACAGGGTTACAACGGAGACCTGACTTCCGCTCAGAACGGTTATGTTGGCGGATATATGGTTAAGAAGATGATCGAGAAGGCTGAAGCAGACATGGCCGGCAAAAGCGGTTCCAAGTTCTAA
- the coaD gene encoding pantetheine-phosphate adenylyltransferase, which translates to MRVGVYPGSFDPVTLGHLDIIERGAKIVDKLIVGVLLNGTKSPMFSVQQRIELLQEATAHLTNVEIRPFEGLLVDFLRQEGATMVIRGLRAVTDFEYELQMAQANRNLYSEMETVFLTTNVQYSFISSTIVKDILRHNGDVEHFVPRKALEKIYQFRR; encoded by the coding sequence ATGCGGGTTGGAGTATATCCAGGCAGTTTTGATCCAGTTACGCTGGGGCATTTAGACATTATCGAGCGGGGAGCTAAGATTGTCGATAAACTGATCGTAGGCGTGCTGTTAAACGGTACGAAAAGTCCCATGTTTTCAGTGCAGCAGCGCATTGAATTATTGCAAGAGGCCACAGCGCATTTAACGAATGTAGAGATACGTCCCTTTGAAGGACTTTTGGTCGATTTCCTTCGGCAGGAAGGGGCTACCATGGTGATTCGCGGACTGCGGGCAGTAACAGATTTTGAATATGAGCTGCAAATGGCGCAGGCGAATCGCAATTTATATTCAGAGATGGAAACGGTTTTTTTAACCACAAACGTGCAGTATTCATTCATTAGTTCAACGATCGTAAAAGACATTTTGCGGCATAACGGGGATGTGGAACATTTTGTTCCCAGAAAGGCACTAGAGAAGATATATCAATTCAGGAGGTAG
- a CDS encoding thiamine diphosphokinase gives MKQLVLLGGTVHRLESLRVQLKKQCFERVIAADSGLNWAYELGIEPDYMLGDFDSVAEEILQYYQQKGIAMKTFSTRKDYTDSELAVWAALDEAAPEDELWMVGGIGSRMDHTMANISLLYAALKRGVQARLLDGLNEIMLIQGESDMIWEKRCEQKYISLIPFMGDAEGIDLQGFAYPLQNAVLHLGECRGISNEICAEAGRLHLKKGYLMVMRSTEDTESCEFSREK, from the coding sequence ATGAAACAACTGGTATTGCTTGGCGGAACGGTGCATCGATTGGAGAGCTTGCGGGTGCAGCTGAAAAAGCAGTGCTTCGAGCGGGTGATTGCCGCTGATAGCGGCCTGAACTGGGCATATGAGCTGGGGATAGAGCCTGATTATATGCTGGGAGACTTCGATTCGGTAGCAGAAGAAATTTTGCAGTATTATCAGCAAAAAGGGATTGCGATGAAAACCTTTTCGACCAGAAAGGATTATACGGATTCAGAGCTGGCAGTCTGGGCGGCTTTGGATGAAGCAGCTCCTGAAGATGAGCTTTGGATGGTAGGGGGCATTGGCAGCCGTATGGATCACACGATGGCCAATATCTCGCTGCTGTATGCAGCGCTGAAGCGAGGCGTTCAGGCAAGGCTGCTGGATGGACTAAATGAAATTATGCTCATTCAGGGAGAATCCGATATGATATGGGAGAAACGCTGCGAACAGAAATATATTTCGCTGATTCCGTTTATGGGAGATGCCGAGGGAATTGATCTGCAAGGCTTTGCATACCCGCTGCAGAATGCAGTGCTGCATCTGGGAGAGTGCAGAGGGATTAGCAATGAAATTTGTGCGGAAGCAGGAAGGCTGCATTTAAAAAAAGGCTACCTGATGGTCATGAGAAGCACAGAGGATACAGAAAGCTGTGAATTTTCCAGAGAAAAATGA
- the rsmD gene encoding 16S rRNA (guanine(966)-N(2))-methyltransferase RsmD: MRVIAGSAKGRKLLAPEGMNTRPTTDRLKEALFGMIQFDVPQAEFLDLFAGSGAIGIEALSRGAKSLDLAEQDSKALSCIVSNLKNLKMEQKAKIWPISVEKALQKLSQASRTFDMIFMDPPYQKGWEDKICAMISEYKLLKPEGILIVESSSETEITAAGLTLIKEKCYKTTKFSFFRLALE; encoded by the coding sequence ATGCGAGTCATTGCGGGGAGTGCCAAAGGACGTAAGCTTTTGGCGCCGGAAGGCATGAATACAAGACCGACGACGGATCGTTTAAAAGAAGCGTTGTTTGGCATGATTCAGTTTGACGTACCGCAGGCAGAATTTCTAGATTTGTTTGCTGGCAGCGGCGCAATTGGAATAGAAGCACTGTCGAGAGGAGCGAAGAGCTTGGATCTGGCGGAGCAGGATTCAAAAGCACTTTCCTGTATTGTTTCCAATCTTAAGAATTTAAAGATGGAACAAAAAGCAAAGATTTGGCCTATTTCAGTGGAAAAAGCTTTGCAGAAGCTAAGTCAGGCAAGCCGTACATTTGATATGATTTTTATGGATCCTCCTTATCAAAAAGGATGGGAAGACAAAATCTGTGCCATGATCTCAGAATATAAACTATTAAAGCCAGAAGGCATTTTGATTGTAGAATCTTCTTCTGAAACAGAAATAACAGCTGCAGGGCTGACACTGATTAAGGAAAAGTGCTATAAGACTACGAAGTTTTCATTTTTTCGGCTGGCTTTAGAGTAG
- the recG gene encoding ATP-dependent DNA helicase RecG: MNELNEIKLTELKGIGNQRAELFFKNGMESVMDVLTYFPRTYLDERSRTPISNIQLGEDVVIRARLISGPRNFHKGKWTITNARIADETGELAVVWFNQPYLVKNLQEDQIYLFKGKIKRNYNRIQLTSPQVQKAEQEMPGIIPIYPLGGGLTQKMVQSAVANALSYLQSQKDPLPPAYRQNLMEQSQALRAMHYPESFEEQEEARHRLVFDELFVQQLALHKMKRKMGGNESGVQISSQEQKEKAWLDQLPYRLTEAQQRVWQEVKQDLAAQQAMNRLIQGDVGCGKTLLAFLAMYTAAYNGYQAALMAPTEVLARQHAAEAQKWFAKMHIRTALLTGTIKGKERREALQGLADGSIQVVIGTHALISETVVYQNLGLVITDEQHRFGVRQRIALAGKGKTPNVMVMTATPIPRTLAMILYGDMDISIVDQLPPGRTPIQTFCVDRSYEQRLYGFIRKQIALGHQVYIICPMVEEDESEEKEAELRSAVEYASFLQSMIFPDLAVGVLHGQMKAAEKDAAMEAFSKGQTQILVATTVIEVGVNVPNASLIIIENAERFGLAQLHQLRGRVGRGKAESYCVLVTDSKQTQTRKRMKIMVDSTDGFFIAEEDLRLRGAGDVFGLRQHGLPDFKLADLYRDVAILKEAQALAQTVMLSDPNLKQLSHEGIAKELKAFWEKAVIES; this comes from the coding sequence ATGAACGAATTAAATGAAATCAAGCTGACAGAGTTAAAAGGCATCGGCAACCAGAGAGCGGAATTGTTTTTTAAAAATGGCATGGAAAGTGTGATGGATGTGCTGACATACTTTCCCCGCACATATCTGGATGAGCGAAGCAGGACTCCGATTAGCAATATTCAATTGGGCGAGGATGTAGTCATCCGCGCCCGTCTTATTTCTGGCCCGCGCAATTTCCATAAAGGAAAATGGACGATTACAAATGCAAGGATTGCCGACGAAACAGGCGAGCTGGCTGTCGTCTGGTTTAACCAGCCGTATTTGGTTAAGAACCTGCAGGAGGATCAAATTTATCTGTTTAAAGGAAAAATTAAAAGAAATTATAACCGGATTCAGCTCACTTCACCGCAGGTACAAAAGGCAGAGCAGGAGATGCCGGGGATTATACCAATTTACCCGTTGGGCGGCGGACTGACACAGAAAATGGTGCAAAGCGCTGTGGCCAATGCGCTTTCTTATTTGCAGAGCCAAAAGGATCCGCTGCCGCCTGCCTATCGTCAGAATCTGATGGAGCAAAGTCAGGCGCTGCGTGCGATGCACTATCCGGAAAGCTTTGAGGAGCAGGAGGAGGCCAGGCATCGGTTAGTGTTTGACGAGCTGTTTGTACAGCAGCTTGCGCTGCATAAAATGAAGCGTAAGATGGGAGGAAATGAAAGCGGGGTTCAGATCAGCAGTCAAGAGCAAAAGGAAAAGGCATGGCTTGATCAGCTGCCCTATCGGCTGACGGAGGCGCAGCAAAGGGTGTGGCAGGAAGTGAAGCAGGATTTGGCTGCGCAGCAGGCCATGAACCGTCTTATACAGGGAGATGTAGGATGCGGGAAAACGCTTTTAGCTTTTCTCGCTATGTATACAGCCGCTTATAATGGATATCAGGCAGCGCTCATGGCGCCGACCGAGGTGCTGGCAAGGCAGCATGCGGCAGAAGCGCAAAAATGGTTTGCCAAAATGCATATTCGCACGGCGCTGCTCACCGGGACGATAAAGGGCAAAGAAAGGCGAGAGGCACTGCAGGGGCTTGCAGACGGCAGCATTCAAGTGGTGATTGGCACACATGCCCTGATTTCAGAAACGGTTGTATATCAAAATCTGGGCTTAGTTATCACAGATGAACAGCATCGGTTTGGCGTGAGACAGCGCATTGCATTAGCGGGCAAAGGGAAAACGCCGAATGTAATGGTCATGACGGCAACACCGATTCCGCGGACACTGGCTATGATTTTATACGGGGATATGGATATTTCCATTGTGGATCAGCTGCCGCCGGGCAGGACGCCAATTCAGACCTTTTGTGTGGATCGCTCCTATGAACAGCGGCTATATGGATTTATCAGAAAGCAGATTGCATTAGGCCATCAGGTATATATCATCTGTCCCATGGTCGAAGAGGATGAGAGCGAGGAAAAGGAAGCAGAGCTGCGCTCAGCAGTAGAGTATGCCTCTTTTCTGCAAAGCATGATTTTTCCGGATCTGGCTGTTGGTGTGCTGCACGGTCAGATGAAGGCCGCAGAAAAAGACGCGGCCATGGAGGCCTTTTCAAAGGGACAGACACAAATTTTAGTTGCCACGACCGTCATAGAAGTGGGAGTCAATGTGCCCAATGCGTCGCTTATCATTATTGAGAATGCCGAGCGGTTTGGCCTGGCACAGCTGCATCAGCTGCGGGGCCGCGTCGGCAGAGGAAAGGCAGAGTCCTATTGCGTGCTTGTTACAGATAGCAAACAGACCCAGACGCGCAAACGCATGAAAATCATGGTGGACAGTACGGATGGCTTTTTTATTGCGGAGGAAGATTTGCGGCTCAGAGGAGCCGGCGATGTATTTGGACTTAGACAGCATGGACTGCCGGATTTTAAGCTGGCAGATCTGTACCGGGATGTTGCGATTTTAAAAGAAGCGCAGGCGCTTGCACAGACCGTGATGCTCTCCGATCCGAATTTAAAGCAGCTGTCTCATGAGGGGATTGCTAAAGAATTAAAGGCATTCTGGGAAAAAGCAGTAATTGAATCCTAA
- a CDS encoding DAK2 domain-containing protein produces MLVAGANLLEANKKLVDEMNVFPVPDGDTGTNMSLTVTSAVKEVLKTEQTSAAEISKALSSGALRGARGNSGVIVSQLFRGFSRGLTGCEDINAVTFATAMENGVETAYKAVMKPKEGTILTVAKAAATRALEVALQSDDIEEVLTQAIEYGEEILLKTPDMLPVLKEAGVVDAGGKGLLFIYHGMLEALKREDDMIDPLLALTGAAQAAAGHKSESAQAVFSTEAIEFGYCTEFIVDGVKDAESREAEVREYLSSIGDSLVVVADGELIKVHVHTNDPGLAIQKGVSMGSLSSIKVDNMRLQHQNILDMSQESTSQEIPQKEEPRKEIGFITISVGEGLKNIFKELGVDQVISGGQTMNPSTEDILEAAQKVNADHVFVLPNNKNIILAAQQAAELLEDKQLHVIPTKSVPQGISAMISYMPGENAQANEEQMKESLELVVSGSVTYAVRDTHMGEFSIKAQDILALMNEDICKVGQELMQTTEQLIDEMISDTTSILTVYYGEEATQQQAEELQQYIEEKYPEVEVEIQEGGQPLYYFLLSAE; encoded by the coding sequence ATGCTGGTAGCCGGCGCTAATTTGCTGGAAGCAAACAAAAAATTGGTTGACGAAATGAACGTATTTCCGGTGCCGGATGGGGATACTGGCACCAATATGTCATTGACGGTGACGTCAGCGGTGAAGGAGGTTCTGAAAACGGAACAGACTTCCGCTGCAGAGATATCAAAAGCGCTTTCTTCAGGAGCGCTTCGCGGAGCAAGAGGAAACTCCGGCGTAATTGTGTCGCAGCTGTTCCGGGGGTTCTCCCGCGGTCTTACAGGATGTGAGGATATCAATGCTGTCACATTTGCAACGGCAATGGAAAACGGTGTGGAAACAGCCTATAAGGCGGTCATGAAGCCTAAAGAGGGAACGATCTTAACGGTGGCGAAGGCGGCGGCAACGAGAGCACTGGAAGTGGCGCTGCAGTCGGATGACATCGAAGAAGTCCTGACACAGGCGATTGAATACGGAGAAGAAATTTTGTTAAAAACACCGGATATGCTGCCCGTTCTAAAGGAAGCCGGAGTGGTGGATGCCGGCGGCAAAGGTCTTTTATTTATCTATCACGGCATGCTGGAGGCCTTGAAAAGAGAGGATGATATGATCGATCCACTGCTTGCGCTGACCGGCGCGGCTCAAGCAGCAGCAGGGCATAAGAGCGAGAGTGCACAGGCAGTATTCTCTACAGAGGCGATAGAGTTTGGATACTGTACAGAGTTTATTGTTGATGGCGTAAAGGATGCGGAAAGCAGAGAAGCAGAGGTCAGAGAATATCTGAGCAGTATTGGCGATTCCTTAGTTGTAGTAGCCGATGGAGAGCTGATCAAGGTTCATGTACATACGAATGATCCTGGTCTGGCCATTCAAAAGGGCGTCAGCATGGGCAGTCTTTCCAGCATTAAAGTAGATAATATGCGCTTACAGCATCAGAATATTTTGGATATGTCACAGGAAAGCACATCACAGGAGATTCCCCAAAAGGAAGAGCCGCGCAAAGAGATCGGGTTTATTACGATTTCTGTTGGCGAGGGTTTGAAAAATATCTTCAAAGAGCTGGGCGTTGATCAGGTGATCAGCGGCGGACAGACCATGAATCCCAGCACGGAGGATATTTTAGAAGCGGCGCAGAAGGTAAATGCAGATCATGTTTTTGTACTACCTAATAATAAAAATATCATCTTGGCAGCGCAGCAGGCAGCCGAGCTATTGGAGGATAAGCAGCTGCATGTAATTCCGACCAAAAGCGTTCCTCAGGGAATTTCAGCCATGATTAGCTATATGCCGGGAGAAAATGCACAGGCTAATGAAGAGCAAATGAAAGAGAGTCTGGAGCTTGTTGTTTCTGGATCCGTCACTTATGCTGTGCGCGATACACACATGGGAGAATTTTCCATTAAGGCGCAGGATATTTTGGCGCTGATGAATGAAGATATCTGTAAGGTGGGACAGGAGCTTATGCAGACAACAGAGCAGCTGATAGATGAAATGATCAGCGATACCACCAGTATCCTTACGGTATATTATGGAGAAGAGGCCACGCAGCAGCAGGCTGAAGAGCTGCAGCAATATATTGAGGAGAAATATCCGGAGGTAGAGGTAGAGATTCAAGAAGGCGGCCAGCCATTGTATTATTTCTTGCTTTCTGCCGAATAA
- a CDS encoding 50S ribosomal protein L28 → MAKCDICQKGVHFGKKVSHSHRRSNKIWKPNIRTVKAIVDGTPKTLHVCTTCLKSNKVTRA, encoded by the coding sequence ATGGCAAAATGTGACATCTGTCAGAAAGGCGTACACTTTGGTAAGAAGGTGAGCCATTCTCATAGAAGATCTAATAAAATCTGGAAGCCCAATATTCGTACTGTAAAGGCGATTGTTGATGGAACTCCTAAGACACTTCATGTATGTACAACTTGCTTGAAGTCCAACAAGGTTACCCGCGCATAA
- a CDS encoding Asp23/Gls24 family envelope stress response protein: MAARFTTEFGNVVIDDEVIAKAAGLAALECYGVVGMASTNVKDGLVQLLLGESLTKGIKVRTAEDQTTIEFHIIVEYGTNISTIADNLISNVKYKVKDMLGLEVTDVSVYVEGIRTDHQERS; encoded by the coding sequence ATGGCAGCTAGATTCACAACAGAGTTTGGGAATGTGGTCATTGATGACGAAGTAATCGCCAAGGCAGCAGGCTTAGCCGCACTAGAATGCTATGGCGTGGTAGGAATGGCTTCCACGAATGTAAAAGATGGTCTTGTCCAGCTGCTTCTGGGAGAAAGCCTGACAAAGGGAATCAAGGTCAGGACGGCAGAAGATCAAACTACTATCGAATTTCATATTATTGTTGAATACGGAACTAATATTTCAACGATTGCAGATAATTTAATCAGTAATGTCAAATATAAGGTTAAGGATATGCTTGGCCTTGAAGTGACGGATGTCAGTGTTTATGTTGAGGGGATCCGCACCGATCATCAAGAAAGATCATAA